The nucleotide window ATCCCGCCTGCGCAAACTGCCACAAGCTGATGGACCCCATCGGCTTCGGCTTCGAGCGCTATGACGGCATCGGGCGCTACCGCGAAGAAGAGGTTCCCGGCAAAGCCATCGACGACTCGGGCGAAATCATCGAGTCGGACGTCGATGGGCCCTTCCTGGGCGCGGTGGAGCTCTCGGACAAGCTCAGCCAGAGCGACGCCGCGAAGGACTGCATGACCCGACTCTGGTTCCGCTTCGCCCTCAAGCGCGGGGAAGACGCGGATGAATACACGATTCTCCAGGCCAAGCAGCGCTTCAAGGAGTCGAACTACGACATGCGCGAGCTGATGGTGGCGCTGACCACGTCTCACGGATTCCGCTTCCGCAGCCAGGAGGCCCAGTGATGAATCGCCGCAGCTTCCTGCGCGGGGCCGCCTTCGGGGCCGCTGCTCTGGGATTGCCCTTCACCCGCTTGCTCGACGCTCGCGCGGCAGATCCGGCCTTTCCCAAGCGACTGGTCGTCTTCTTCTCGCCAAACGGCACCATCTACGACAACTGGGTGCCGAGCGGTGACGAGACGGACTTCACGTTCAGTGAGATCCTTCAGCCCCTGGCGCCCTTCCGCGACAAGCTGCTGATCCTCGATAACCTGGAAATGGTGAGCAGCAACTTCGGCATCGGCGATGGGCACCAACGCGGCATGGTGCACATGCTCACGGCGTCGGAGCTCAATCCCGGAACCTTCCAAGGAGGCGGAGATGCGGGCACTGCCGGCTGGGCCAGCGGTCCGTCGGTGGACCAGGTCATTGCCAAGCACCTGGGCGTGGAGTCCTTGGATCTTGCGATTCAACCTGGCGGCAAGAGCAACTGGAGCCGCATGTCCTACGACGGTTCCGACGCGCCGCGGGACCCCTACGAAGATCCTTACACGGTGTTCGACAAGCTCTTTGGCGGCTTGCTCAAGGACCCGGGAGAGACCGAGAAGGTGCGAGTACTGCGCCAGAGCGTGCTCGACTACGTGCGGGAGGATCTGAACCGTCTCGAGTCGCGTCTGCCCACGAGCGAGCGGGCGAAGCTGCAGGCGCACCTGGAGGCCGTGCGCGTGCTGGAAACCAAGCTCGACCCCGCCGGCCAGTTGGGCGGCTTCTGTGCACCGGTTTCACCGGGCGGCAAGATCGATCACAAGGCCAACGACAACTTCCCCAAGATGGTGGAGTTGATGACGGATCAGGCCGTGATGGCCCTGGCCTGCAACATCACGCAGGTGGTTGGCATCCAGTGCAGCAAGAGCGTGGGCGGCACGCAGATGAAGTGGCTCGGCGTGGACAGCAGTCACCACGCGCTCAGCCACGAGGACAACGGTCAGCCCGACATTCCGCCCCTCATCAAGATCAACACCTGGTACGCGGAGCGCTTCGCGTATCTGTTGCAGAAGATGAGCGAGATCCCCGAGGGCGACGGCACCCTGCTCGATAACTCAGTCGTGATGTGGTGCAACGAGCTCGGCAGCGGCAACACCCACAGCCGCAAGAAGCTCCCGATCGTGCTCGCTGGCGGTCTCGGCGGCCACTTCAAGACCGGCCGCTTCCTACGCTACGCGGACAAGACGGCTCACTCGAAGCTTCTGGTCTCGCTGATGCAAGGCTTTGGTATCGACAAGGACAGCATCGGCACGACCCAAGCCGGCACCGGCGCCCTCGACAACCTGACCTGACCCGCCCGTACTAGCCGGGCCCGCTGAGCCCCAGCGCGGTTCGCCGTATGGTACGCTTGCCGTGGGAGGTGCGAATGCAACACGGCAGGACTGGGATCACACTTGGCGCTCTGGCGCTGGCGTGCACGCTGGCGGCGTGCAGCTCTGACGAGAGTTCGGGCGGTGGCGGTTCGGGTGGCGGCCAAGCCGGAGGCAGCGCTGGATCCGCGGCGGCGACGAGTGGCGGAGCAGGGGGCAGCACTGGCGGGACGGGCGGTAGTAGCGGCAGCGCCGGAAGCAGCACCGGCGGAACGTCTGGCTCAGGCGGTGGCGGGGCAGGTGTGGACGCCGGGGGCGCGAGCGGTGCAGCCGGTTCCGATGCTGGCGCAAGCGACGGTGCGGCCGGCGCGGACGCAGCTCCCACCGTGTGTTGGGCATGCGCGAATGGAGCGCAGTCGAGTTGCTCGTGCAGCAAGACCTCGTGTCCGTCGTCTGGGCAAGCCACGTGCTCGGGAAGCTACGACTGCTGCTACACGAACAAGGGCGCCGGGATGTGTGTGTGCGGCAAGCTGACGTCGCCGTCTTGCTCGGCGATCGCGAAGGCGGCTGGGGGTGCCGTCGTCGCCAAGTGCCCGCCGTGACAGGGGCGCCGGGACCCGGTTTCTGCGGGTCTGGGCGGCCGAGCGCCTGGGTTCCGCCTGGACTGGAATCCGTCTCCGGGTTCCAGTTGACCAGGGGTCGGCCCCGCGTATACTCGCGCGACTTTTCAACAAGGATATCGGAACGTCATGCCCCTAGCACCGGGCGCCAAGCAGAGCGTCATCACCGGACACCGCACTCACGACACCGACACGGGCTCGCCGGAGGTGCAGATCGCGCTGCTCAGCCAGCGCATCGAGTACCTGACCGAGCACTTCAAGACCCACAAGAAGGATCACCATTCTCGTCGGGGCTTGCTCAAGCTCGTGGGACAGCGTCGTCGTCTGCTCGACTACTTGAAGAAGAAGGACGTCGAGCGCTATCGCAACATCGTTTCCTCGCTCAGCCTCCGCAAGTGAGGCCACGACGCAGGAGCTTCTGAACTCCCGAAAGCGGGAGCGTTCGGTTGCTTCAACTTCGCTTCGTGGGCTCGGGCACACGCGTGCGCGAGCGTAGGAATCGAGGCTGAAGTCGGGCGCGATCGCGGACGGCGTAAGACCGCACGTAGCGGTATTGGCGTCCGAAAGGGGCGCAATTGACAATGTATGTACGTGAATCCATCGCCATCGGCGACAAGCAGCTCACGATCGAGACGGGCCGTCTGGCCAAGCAGGCGCACGGCGCCGTGCTGGTCAGCTACGGAGAGAGCGTGGTGCTCGTCACCGCCACTTCCACCGAGGAGCGTCCTGGTCTCGACTTCTTCCCGCTCACTTGTGAGTACGTGGAAAAGACCTACGCCGCGGGCAAGATCCCGGGCGGCTTCTTCAAGCGAGAAGGCCGTCAGCGCGACTACGAAATCCTGTCCTCTCGCCTGATGGACCGGCCGCTGCGGCCGCTGTTCCCCGAAGGCTACAAGAAGGACACCCAGGTGATCGCGATGGTGCTCTCCTCGGACAAGGAGAACCCCACTGACGTGCTCGCACTCACCGGCGGCAGCGCGGCCCTCCACATCTCGGACATCCCCTGGGACGGTCCGGTGGTGGGCATCCGCGTGGCCCGCGTGGAGGGTCGCTTGGTGGTGTACCCCACCTTCGAGCAGATCGAGCGGGCGGACATCGACCTGGTGGTCGCCGTCAGCAAGGAAGCCATCGTGATGGTCGAGGGCGGCGCCGACGAGGCCAGCGAGGCCGACGTGATCGAGGCGCTGATGTATGCCCACAGCGAGGGGCAGAAGGTCATCGCGCTGATCGAGAAGCTGCGCGCTGCCGTGGGCAAGCCCAAGCGCGAGTTCTCGGTGACCGGGCTCGATGCCGCCATCGCCAAGCGCGTGGAGGAACTGGCCGACGGGCGACTGCGCGAGGCTTGCGTCGTCAAAGAGAAGAAGGCCCGCTACGACGGCTACGCCGCGATCAAGGCGGACGTACTCGCCAAGCTCAAGGCAGAGCTGAGCGAGGAGGTCTACGCCGCGTCCGAGAAGCTGATCAAGGGCGAGGTCGAAGAGCGCAAGTACCACGTGGTGCGCAAGATGGTCGTGGGCGAGCGTCGTCGTATCGACGGGCGCACCGAAGCGGAGATCCGACCGATCATGTGCCAGGTCGGGCTGCTGCCGCGGACCCATGGTTCGGCGCTGTTCCAGCGCGGTGAGACGCAGTCGATCGTCACAGCCACGCTGGGGACTTCCGGCGACGAGCAGAAGATCGATGCTCTGATCGGCGAGAGCTACAAGCAGTTCATGCTGCACTACAACTTCCCGCCCTTCTGCACCGGTGAGACCAAGCCCCTGCGTGGGCCGGGTCGCCGCGAGGTGGGCCACGGCGCCCTGGCGGAGCGTGCGCTGGCGCGCATGATCCCCAAGCACGAGCAGTTCCCGTACACCATTCGCGTGGTGAGCGAGATCCTCGAGTCCAACGGCTCGAGCTCGATGGCCAGCGTCTGCGGCGGCACCTTGGCAATGATGGACTGCGGTGTTCCCATCCGTAAGCCCGTTGCCGGCATCGCCATGGGCCTGATTCAGGTCGGGTCCGAGGTGGCGATTCTGTCCGACATCCTGGGCGACGAGGACCATCTCGGCGACATGGACTTCAAGGTCTGCGGCACGGACCGCGGCATCACCGCCATCCAGATGGACATCAAGATCTCCGGACTGGATCGCGCCATTCTGAGCCGCGCTCTGGAGCAGGCCCGGGCTGGACGCATCCACATCTTGGAGAAGATGCTGGCGACGCTGCCGACCGCCCGCACCGAGATCAACAAGTGGGCGCCGCGCATCACCACGATCAAGGTGAAGCCGGATCAGATCCGCATCATCATCGGCCCCGGCGGCAAGACCATCAAGGGCATCGTCGATCAGACCGGCGTCAGCATCGACGTCAACGACGATGGCACCGTCAACGTTGCCAGCGCCGACTCCGACGCCGTGCAGCGCGCCCTCGACATCATCAAGGGCCTGACCGCAGAGCCCGAGGTCGGCACCATCTACAAGGGCACCGTCAAGCGCATCGTCGACTTCGGCGCCTTCGTCGAGATCCTGCCGAACAACGAAGCGCTATTGCACGTGTCCGAGATCGCCCACGAGCGCGTCGAGAGCCCCGGCGACGTGTTGAAGGAAGGCGACGAGATCGAGGTCAAGGTCATCAGCGTCGACCGCGACGGCAAGACCCGGCTCACTCGCCGAGAGCTCTTGCCCTTCCCCGAAGGTGAAGAAGGCGATCGTGCCCGCGAGCGCATTCAGAAGGCGCGCGAGGCAGGGCCGCCCTCTCGCAGTGGTGGCGGCGGTGGCCGTGGCCGCGGTGGGGATCGCGACCGAGGCGACCGCGGCGGGCGAGGCCGCGACCGCGATCGCGGCGAACGTCGCGCTCGCTGATAGCGGCGTCTGAAGCCAAAAGACCGACGGGGCGTCCTTCGCGGCGCCCCGTTCGTCGTTTGTGCCTCTCATCGCACAAGTCAAGGGCACAGGAAGTTCGGAAGGTCGGAAGATGAAGGGAAGGGAAGGGAAGGGATGATGTCCCAATCCCTTCCGCTCTTCCGTGCTTCCTGTGAATCTTCTTCTGACAGAGGGCACAGCCCCTAGATCAGGCGCAGGCGCTTGCCGTCGAGCACTTCGTTGTGCGAGCCCTGACGATAGCCTGCCAAGTCCAGGGTGACGTAGGTGAAGCCGTGGTGTTTGCCCGCTTCCACGATGGTGTCACGCAG belongs to Polyangiaceae bacterium and includes:
- a CDS encoding DUF1552 domain-containing protein → MNRRSFLRGAAFGAAALGLPFTRLLDARAADPAFPKRLVVFFSPNGTIYDNWVPSGDETDFTFSEILQPLAPFRDKLLILDNLEMVSSNFGIGDGHQRGMVHMLTASELNPGTFQGGGDAGTAGWASGPSVDQVIAKHLGVESLDLAIQPGGKSNWSRMSYDGSDAPRDPYEDPYTVFDKLFGGLLKDPGETEKVRVLRQSVLDYVREDLNRLESRLPTSERAKLQAHLEAVRVLETKLDPAGQLGGFCAPVSPGGKIDHKANDNFPKMVELMTDQAVMALACNITQVVGIQCSKSVGGTQMKWLGVDSSHHALSHEDNGQPDIPPLIKINTWYAERFAYLLQKMSEIPEGDGTLLDNSVVMWCNELGSGNTHSRKKLPIVLAGGLGGHFKTGRFLRYADKTAHSKLLVSLMQGFGIDKDSIGTTQAGTGALDNLT
- the rpsO gene encoding 30S ribosomal protein S15, which gives rise to MPLAPGAKQSVITGHRTHDTDTGSPEVQIALLSQRIEYLTEHFKTHKKDHHSRRGLLKLVGQRRRLLDYLKKKDVERYRNIVSSLSLRK
- the pnp gene encoding polyribonucleotide nucleotidyltransferase, giving the protein MYVRESIAIGDKQLTIETGRLAKQAHGAVLVSYGESVVLVTATSTEERPGLDFFPLTCEYVEKTYAAGKIPGGFFKREGRQRDYEILSSRLMDRPLRPLFPEGYKKDTQVIAMVLSSDKENPTDVLALTGGSAALHISDIPWDGPVVGIRVARVEGRLVVYPTFEQIERADIDLVVAVSKEAIVMVEGGADEASEADVIEALMYAHSEGQKVIALIEKLRAAVGKPKREFSVTGLDAAIAKRVEELADGRLREACVVKEKKARYDGYAAIKADVLAKLKAELSEEVYAASEKLIKGEVEERKYHVVRKMVVGERRRIDGRTEAEIRPIMCQVGLLPRTHGSALFQRGETQSIVTATLGTSGDEQKIDALIGESYKQFMLHYNFPPFCTGETKPLRGPGRREVGHGALAERALARMIPKHEQFPYTIRVVSEILESNGSSSMASVCGGTLAMMDCGVPIRKPVAGIAMGLIQVGSEVAILSDILGDEDHLGDMDFKVCGTDRGITAIQMDIKISGLDRAILSRALEQARAGRIHILEKMLATLPTARTEINKWAPRITTIKVKPDQIRIIIGPGGKTIKGIVDQTGVSIDVNDDGTVNVASADSDAVQRALDIIKGLTAEPEVGTIYKGTVKRIVDFGAFVEILPNNEALLHVSEIAHERVESPGDVLKEGDEIEVKVISVDRDGKTRLTRRELLPFPEGEEGDRARERIQKAREAGPPSRSGGGGGRGRGGDRDRGDRGGRGRDRDRGERRAR